One genomic region from Streptomyces sp. NBC_00457 encodes:
- a CDS encoding LPXTG cell wall anchor domain-containing protein: MSSRRMTTIAGSLVAASLSTVMILSVTASADDQGPGSSKGGKAVDEAPADVELTTLLPEEISVDNSSQETAMTATVKNEGTKDSGKIRLWVVGFDGMTVKNVQGCSPIAEGDLPEGSNSGYTCPIDNLAAGDSKSYDVDATYDVSRTGEKTGKICLPVQNSDGSKTFWQQGPVPFGTTNPSPDAPATPLLLGTDNTPVAPGSDELPKTGPGRDVLPLGAAGAALITAGAAGLWWSQRRRET, translated from the coding sequence ATGAGTTCGCGTCGTATGACGACCATCGCGGGATCGCTGGTTGCGGCATCTCTCTCGACGGTGATGATCCTTTCCGTCACCGCCAGTGCGGATGACCAGGGGCCGGGAAGCAGCAAGGGGGGCAAGGCCGTTGACGAGGCGCCGGCGGATGTCGAGCTGACCACACTGCTGCCCGAGGAGATCTCGGTCGACAACAGTTCACAGGAAACGGCGATGACCGCCACGGTCAAGAACGAGGGGACCAAGGACAGCGGCAAAATCAGGCTCTGGGTCGTGGGCTTCGACGGCATGACCGTAAAGAACGTCCAGGGGTGTTCGCCGATTGCGGAGGGCGATCTTCCCGAGGGCTCGAACAGCGGTTACACCTGCCCGATCGACAATCTCGCGGCCGGTGATTCCAAGTCGTACGACGTCGATGCGACGTACGACGTGAGCCGGACCGGAGAGAAAACCGGAAAGATCTGTCTGCCCGTGCAGAACAGTGACGGAAGCAAGACATTCTGGCAACAGGGCCCGGTGCCGTTCGGCACGACGAATCCGTCACCGGACGCCCCGGCCACCCCGTTGCTGCTCGGCACCGACAACACGCCGGTGGCGCCGGGGAGCGACGAGCTGCCGAAGACCGGTCCAGGACGTGACGTCCTGCCGCTCGGCGCGGCGGGCGCGGCGCTGATCACGGCCGGCGCGGCGGGGCTGTGGTGGTCGCAGCGGAGGCGCGAGACCTGA
- a CDS encoding SAM-dependent methyltransferase produces MMEIDTSVPHSARIWNYWLGGKDNYPVDEAAGDAYTAVFPGIVTIARSSRSFLGRSIRYLVTEAGARQFLDVGTGLPTVDNTHEVAQRLAPESKIVYVDNDPLVLAHARALLTSTPEGVTAYEDMSLYEPEKILDAASRTLDLSRPTVLILSGILGHVADYDQARELVRRLLAGLPSGSYLCINDGSRGTDPDYENAQDAYNETGAVPYFLRPVDKIEAFFEGLELVEPGVVSVPLWRPETENPTPIGQHGGVGRKP; encoded by the coding sequence ATGATGGAGATCGACACCTCGGTACCGCACTCGGCCAGGATCTGGAACTACTGGCTGGGCGGCAAGGACAACTACCCCGTGGACGAGGCGGCGGGCGACGCGTACACCGCCGTCTTCCCCGGCATCGTCACGATCGCGCGCAGCAGCCGCTCCTTCCTGGGCCGCAGCATCCGGTATCTGGTGACGGAGGCGGGCGCACGCCAGTTCCTCGATGTCGGCACCGGCCTGCCCACGGTCGACAACACCCATGAGGTCGCCCAGCGCCTCGCTCCCGAGTCGAAGATCGTCTACGTCGACAACGACCCGCTGGTCCTGGCCCATGCCCGGGCCCTGCTCACCTCCACCCCCGAGGGCGTGACGGCGTATGAGGACATGAGCCTGTACGAGCCGGAGAAGATCCTCGATGCGGCCTCGCGCACCCTCGACCTCTCCCGTCCCACGGTCCTGATCCTCAGCGGCATCCTCGGTCACGTCGCCGACTACGACCAGGCCCGCGAGCTGGTCCGCCGCCTGCTGGCCGGCCTGCCCTCCGGCAGCTACCTCTGTATCAACGACGGCTCCCGGGGCACCGACCCGGACTACGAGAACGCGCAGGACGCCTACAACGAGACCGGCGCCGTCCCGTACTTCCTGCGCCCGGTCGACAAGATCGAGGCGTTCTTCGAGGGCCTGGAACTGGTGGAGCCGGGAGTCGTCTCGGTGCCTCTCTGGCGCCCGGAGACCGAGAACCCGACACCGATCGGTCAGCACGGCGGTGTGGGCCGCAAGCCCTGA
- a CDS encoding ribose-5-phosphate isomerase, which produces MRVYLGSDHAGFELKNHLVEWLKVAGHDPVDCGPHIYDAQDDYPPFCLRAAERTAADPDALGIVIGGSGNGEQIAANKVKGVRAALAWSEETASLGRQHNNANVVAVGARMHTQDEATKFVETFLGTPFSGDERHARRIEMLAGYETTGDLPPIPAHHPQQ; this is translated from the coding sequence ATGCGCGTGTACCTCGGCTCCGACCATGCGGGCTTCGAACTCAAGAACCACCTCGTCGAGTGGCTCAAGGTGGCCGGCCACGATCCCGTGGACTGCGGCCCCCACATCTACGACGCCCAGGACGACTACCCGCCCTTCTGCCTCCGCGCCGCCGAGCGCACCGCGGCCGACCCCGACGCCCTCGGCATCGTGATCGGCGGCTCCGGCAACGGCGAGCAGATCGCCGCGAACAAGGTCAAGGGCGTCCGTGCGGCCCTCGCCTGGAGCGAGGAGACGGCGTCGCTCGGCCGGCAGCACAACAACGCCAACGTCGTCGCGGTGGGCGCGCGCATGCACACGCAGGACGAGGCGACGAAGTTCGTCGAGACCTTCCTGGGCACACCGTTCTCGGGCGACGAGCGCCATGCACGGCGCATCGAGATGCTGGCCGGCTACGAGACGACGGGCGACCTGCCGCCGATCCCGGCGCACCACCCGCAGCAGTAG
- a CDS encoding superoxide dismutase: protein MPVYTLPELPYDYSALAPVISPEIIELHHDKHHAAYVKGANDTLEQLAEARDKESWGSINGLEKNLAFHLSGHILHSIYWQNMTGDGGGEPLAADGVAELADAIAESFGSFAGFKAQLSKAAATTQGSGWGVLAYEPLSGRLIVEQVYDHQGNVGQGATPILVFDAWEHAFYLQYRNQKVDFIEAMWQVVNWQDVARRYEAAKSRTDVLLLAP, encoded by the coding sequence ATGCCCGTCTACACACTCCCGGAACTGCCCTACGACTACTCCGCGCTCGCCCCCGTGATCAGCCCCGAGATCATCGAGCTGCACCACGACAAGCACCACGCGGCTTACGTGAAGGGCGCCAACGACACGCTGGAGCAGCTGGCGGAGGCGCGGGACAAAGAGTCGTGGGGCTCGATCAACGGGCTGGAGAAGAACCTGGCCTTTCATCTCTCCGGGCACATCCTGCACAGCATCTACTGGCAGAACATGACCGGCGACGGAGGTGGCGAGCCGCTTGCCGCCGACGGTGTGGCAGAGCTCGCGGACGCGATCGCCGAGTCCTTCGGATCCTTCGCCGGCTTCAAGGCGCAGCTGTCCAAGGCCGCCGCGACGACGCAGGGTTCGGGCTGGGGTGTGCTGGCGTACGAGCCGCTGAGCGGGCGGCTGATCGTGGAGCAGGTCTACGACCACCAGGGCAACGTCGGGCAGGGCGCCACGCCGATCCTGGTCTTCGACGCCTGGGAGCACGCCTTCTACCTGCAGTACCGGAACCAGAAGGTCGACTTCATCGAGGCGATGTGGCAGGTCGTCAACTGGCAGGACGTGGCCCGGCGTTACGAGGCCGCGAAGTCCCGCACGGATGTGCTGCTGCTTGCGCCCTGA
- a CDS encoding GNAT family N-acetyltransferase, with protein MGTDSATGAKTDLRVLRQDEWNTFYDHLIRAFGGVPESAEERELWNSLTETDRSIAAWDGDQCVGTAGAFTFRLTVPGGASVPAAGVTMVSVAATHRRRGVLTSMMRRQLDDVRSWGEPLAVLTASEPEIYGRFGYGVATFHANVEIDTNRVRLSVPPGTDDVRLRYAAPADVLDVCEAVYAREVSLRPGMLARRPGWERAGLLDPESEREGASPLQCVVAERDGEVVGYARFHVKPGWHITGPKGTVQLRDAFGVDPAAHAALWRFLCDIDLTSTLSARGRPLDEAWQYMVSDIRRCSLQVRDSLHVRLVDVGAALEARTYQAPVDVVFEVEDAFCPWNAGRWRLTGDAKGASCARTEDAADLALSVRELGAAYLGGVTLGALGAAGRVRELRDGALTEASVAFASTVAPWLPHGF; from the coding sequence ATGGGCACAGACAGCGCGACGGGCGCCAAGACCGACCTGCGGGTGCTGCGGCAGGACGAGTGGAACACCTTCTACGACCACCTGATCCGCGCCTTCGGCGGAGTCCCGGAGTCGGCCGAGGAGCGGGAGCTGTGGAACTCGCTCACGGAAACGGACCGTTCGATCGCCGCCTGGGACGGTGACCAGTGCGTCGGCACGGCCGGGGCCTTCACCTTCCGGCTGACCGTGCCCGGCGGCGCCTCGGTGCCCGCGGCGGGCGTCACCATGGTCAGCGTGGCCGCCACCCACCGGCGGCGCGGCGTGCTGACGTCGATGATGCGGCGGCAGCTGGACGACGTCCGCTCCTGGGGCGAGCCGCTCGCCGTACTGACCGCCTCCGAGCCGGAGATCTACGGGCGGTTCGGGTACGGCGTCGCGACATTTCACGCCAATGTCGAGATCGACACGAATCGTGTACGGCTGTCCGTGCCGCCCGGCACCGATGACGTACGCCTGCGGTACGCGGCGCCGGCCGACGTGCTCGACGTGTGCGAGGCGGTGTACGCGCGGGAGGTGTCGCTGCGGCCGGGCATGCTGGCCAGGCGTCCGGGCTGGGAGCGGGCGGGGCTGCTCGACCCGGAGAGCGAGCGGGAGGGCGCGTCACCGCTGCAGTGCGTGGTGGCGGAGCGGGACGGCGAGGTGGTCGGGTATGCGCGCTTCCATGTGAAGCCCGGGTGGCACATCACCGGGCCCAAGGGCACGGTGCAGCTGCGGGACGCCTTCGGGGTGGACCCGGCGGCGCACGCCGCCCTGTGGCGTTTCCTGTGCGACATCGACCTCACCTCGACGCTGAGTGCGCGCGGGCGGCCGCTGGACGAGGCGTGGCAGTACATGGTGTCCGACATCCGGCGGTGTTCACTGCAGGTGCGGGACTCGCTGCACGTACGGCTGGTGGATGTGGGGGCGGCGCTCGAGGCGCGGACGTATCAGGCCCCGGTGGACGTGGTGTTCGAGGTCGAGGACGCGTTCTGCCCCTGGAACGCGGGGCGTTGGCGGCTCACCGGGGACGCGAAGGGGGCGTCCTGCGCGCGGACCGAGGACGCGGCCGATCTCGCCCTGTCCGTACGGGAGTTGGGGGCGGCGTATCTCGGCGGCGTGACCCTGGGCGCGCTGGGGGCGGCCGGGCGGGTGCGGGAGCTGCGGGACGGGGCGCTGACGGAGGCGTCGGTGGCGTTCGCGTCAACCGTGGCGCCCTGGCTGCCGCACGGCTTCTGA
- a CDS encoding biotin transporter BioY, which yields MSTAAVAAPARTGQVLADLLPASRVRDAALVLGGAALTGLAAQLAVPVPGSPVPVTGQTFAALLVGTSLGAGRGLLSLVVYALAGLAGVPWFANGASGVTVSFGYIIGMMLAATVVGALARRGADRSVLRMAGAMLLGEAIIYAIGVPYLAFAADISASAAIAAGLTPFLIGDALKAALAMGLLPTAWKFVDKR from the coding sequence ATGAGCACCGCTGCCGTCGCCGCCCCCGCCCGCACCGGGCAGGTCCTCGCCGACCTCCTCCCCGCCTCCCGCGTCCGGGACGCCGCGCTCGTGCTCGGCGGCGCCGCGCTCACCGGCCTCGCCGCCCAGCTCGCCGTGCCGGTGCCCGGCTCCCCGGTGCCGGTGACCGGCCAGACCTTCGCCGCGCTGCTGGTCGGCACGAGCCTCGGCGCCGGGCGCGGCCTGCTCTCGCTCGTCGTGTACGCGCTGGCCGGTCTGGCCGGTGTGCCGTGGTTCGCGAACGGGGCGTCCGGGGTCACCGTCTCCTTCGGCTACATCATCGGGATGATGCTGGCGGCCACCGTCGTCGGCGCCCTGGCCCGCCGCGGCGCCGACCGCTCCGTCCTGCGCATGGCGGGCGCGATGCTGCTCGGCGAGGCGATCATCTACGCGATCGGCGTGCCGTATCTCGCCTTCGCCGCCGACATCTCCGCGTCCGCGGCGATCGCGGCGGGCCTGACGCCGTTCCTGATCGGCGACGCCCTCAAGGCGGCTCTGGCGATGGGGCTGCTGCCGACCGCCTGGAAGTTCGTCGACAAGCGCTGA
- a CDS encoding histidine phosphatase family protein — protein MSTTTTLLLVRHGQTVWHAENRYAGVSDIALTDTGRAQAEALGRWAAVHPVDAIWTSPLSRAVATADPACRALGLSPHREPGLRECDFGVLEGRTLAEFAAENRAAAEAFRTDPVANPFPRAEDPSAAAERGAAALRRIAAAHPGERVLVVAHNTLLRLVLCTLLSIPAGEYRRVFPRLRNAAISELLVKADGSAALLSLNVPCEPELT, from the coding sequence ATGAGCACCACCACTACCCTCCTCCTGGTCCGCCACGGCCAGACCGTCTGGCACGCCGAGAACCGTTACGCCGGAGTCAGCGACATCGCCCTGACCGACACGGGCCGCGCACAGGCCGAGGCGCTGGGCCGCTGGGCGGCGGTCCATCCGGTCGACGCGATCTGGACCTCGCCCCTCTCCCGTGCCGTCGCCACCGCCGACCCGGCCTGCCGGGCCCTCGGCCTCTCTCCGCACCGCGAACCCGGCCTGCGTGAATGCGACTTCGGCGTGCTGGAGGGCCGTACGCTCGCGGAGTTCGCGGCCGAGAACCGGGCCGCGGCGGAGGCGTTCCGCACCGACCCGGTGGCGAACCCGTTCCCCCGCGCGGAGGACCCGTCGGCCGCAGCCGAGCGCGGCGCCGCGGCCCTGCGCCGGATCGCCGCCGCCCACCCGGGCGAGCGCGTCCTCGTGGTCGCGCACAACACGCTCCTGCGTCTGGTGCTGTGCACGCTGCTGTCGATCCCGGCCGGGGAGTACCGCAGAGTGTTCCCCCGATTGCGCAACGCCGCGATCAGCGAACTCCTCGTAAAAGCCGACGGATCCGCCGCACTTCTCTCCCTCAATGTGCCCTGCGAGCCCGAACTGACGTAG
- a CDS encoding protein kinase domain-containing protein, giving the protein MGRVWRAADEILDRQVAVKEMRIDGLDGEDARTRRERTLREARATARIDHPNVVRVYDVVDEGERLWIVMELIAGRSLERIMAEDGPLGQREAARIGLGLVEALRQVHARGVLHRDIKPGNVLVESGGQRVVLTDFGIAAIQDAKALTMVGMLVGSPDYMAPERVSGRPQGPPSDIWSLGATLCAAMGGRSPFSRDTTLATLHAVLYEEPEIPSSAGTLATILASLLDKEPSVRPGLDDLESTLRSVAAEAVEGEEQEEAAPTDAQLEPQAAPPPPEPPTPALIEPHRIPAPRDPRQSQPIEDAKPPQTQPLPQPQRPADAHNFGRSRTSLPAPAPASASTEAASELRSETRSETPAAHSAARGRTGVSFVRAEAATQEHGPPGELPGPAVPAAPGPGRRHRRTGLLAAVAAVTAGAVIAVVLMLNSGSPDDKKAGGSTPSSDTPSATVEGTSRPQTLPPGARKEAGGYAWVPPEGWRRDVKTGSEVHYTSPDAKQELATKSAVARGDLLETWRRSEQNAQEGQYDTIRLEETTFRGYPAVVWEYAFTIKGVAWHAELLGFTVEGTSYQVNTWYQPDIEAQALETYKKVKDTFTVL; this is encoded by the coding sequence ATGGGGCGGGTGTGGCGAGCCGCCGATGAAATACTCGATCGTCAGGTCGCCGTGAAGGAAATGCGCATCGACGGCCTCGACGGCGAGGACGCGCGCACTCGCCGGGAACGCACCCTGCGCGAGGCCAGGGCCACCGCCCGGATCGACCACCCCAACGTCGTGCGGGTGTATGACGTGGTCGACGAGGGCGAGCGCCTGTGGATCGTCATGGAGCTGATCGCCGGCCGCTCCCTGGAACGGATCATGGCCGAGGACGGGCCGCTCGGACAGCGCGAGGCGGCACGGATCGGACTGGGCCTCGTGGAGGCGCTGCGCCAGGTGCACGCACGCGGCGTACTGCACCGCGACATCAAACCCGGGAACGTCCTGGTCGAGAGCGGCGGACAGCGCGTCGTCCTCACCGACTTCGGCATCGCCGCCATCCAGGACGCCAAGGCGCTCACCATGGTCGGCATGCTGGTCGGCTCGCCCGACTACATGGCCCCCGAGCGCGTCTCCGGCCGCCCCCAGGGCCCGCCCTCCGACATCTGGTCCCTCGGCGCGACACTCTGCGCGGCGATGGGCGGCCGCTCCCCCTTCTCCCGCGACACCACCCTGGCCACACTGCACGCGGTGTTGTACGAGGAGCCCGAAATCCCCTCCTCCGCAGGCACGTTGGCCACGATCCTGGCTTCCCTCCTGGACAAGGAGCCGTCGGTCCGGCCGGGCCTGGACGACCTGGAGTCCACGCTGCGTTCCGTCGCCGCGGAAGCCGTAGAAGGGGAAGAGCAGGAAGAAGCGGCGCCCACGGACGCGCAACTGGAGCCGCAGGCCGCCCCGCCGCCTCCGGAGCCACCCACTCCGGCCCTCATCGAGCCCCACCGCATCCCCGCCCCGCGCGACCCCCGGCAGTCGCAACCCATCGAGGACGCGAAACCTCCCCAGACCCAGCCGCTCCCTCAGCCTCAACGACCCGCCGATGCCCACAACTTCGGCCGCAGCCGCACCTCCCTCCCCGCCCCCGCTCCCGCATCCGCCTCCACCGAAGCCGCCTCCGAGTTGCGCTCGGAGACCCGTTCCGAGACCCCGGCCGCCCACTCGGCGGCACGCGGCAGGACCGGTGTCTCCTTCGTACGCGCCGAGGCGGCGACGCAGGAGCACGGTCCGCCCGGTGAACTCCCGGGCCCCGCCGTCCCTGCCGCCCCCGGCCCCGGGCGCCGACACCGTCGTACGGGCCTGCTGGCGGCCGTGGCGGCGGTCACCGCCGGTGCCGTGATCGCGGTCGTTCTGATGCTGAACTCCGGGTCGCCGGACGACAAGAAGGCGGGAGGGTCCACGCCCTCGAGCGACACCCCCTCGGCCACCGTAGAAGGCACCTCCAGGCCGCAGACCCTGCCGCCGGGCGCTCGGAAGGAAGCGGGCGGATACGCCTGGGTGCCGCCCGAGGGCTGGCGGCGCGATGTGAAGACGGGCTCCGAGGTGCACTACACCTCCCCGGACGCCAAGCAGGAACTCGCCACGAAGTCCGCGGTGGCCCGCGGTGACCTGCTGGAGACCTGGCGGCGCTCCGAGCAGAACGCCCAAGAGGGGCAGTACGACACGATCCGCCTGGAGGAGACGACCTTCCGCGGCTACCCGGCGGTCGTCTGGGAGTACGCCTTCACCATCAAGGGCGTCGCCTGGCACGCCGAGCTCCTGGGTTTCACCGTGGAGGGTACGTCGTACCAGGTCAACACGTGGTATCAGCCGGACATCGAGGCGCAGGCGCTGGAGACATACAAGAAGGTCAAGGACACCTTCACCGTGCTGTAG
- a CDS encoding FGGY-family carbohydrate kinase encodes MESWLGIDLGTQGVRALLVTADGTVLGRGTAPLTGRRDGVRHEQDPGEWWDAVCAASQAALPRHASVRGVAVCGTSGTVLLTDISGEPISPALMYDDGRAGEQGVKARAAGLSVQDTWALPKARWLAETYGPGRLTHQPDVITARLVGRRVPADSSHALKTAYDVGRDAWPDILGLPDGALPDVVPPGTRLGEVCVAAAEATGIPAGTPVIAGMTDGCAAQIASGALREGSWNSVLGTTLVLKGATSHPVRDPAGVVYNHRAPDGGWLPGGASSVGAGVLTAAFSGADPAAMDAQAAAFEPSGAVTYPLASPGERFPFLAPDATAVLLGEPSCDADLWAALLQGVAFTERLCLDYLHHLGAPLDGTLTFTGGAARSPYWNQLRADVLGRTARVPEQTEPALGMAALAAYGTGGGPSLADTAERMVHIRTLVDPRPDRTVLFAEPYARLIDELEARGWLPTQVAAHARARLTMDTAEP; translated from the coding sequence ATGGAGTCATGGCTCGGGATCGACCTGGGGACGCAGGGCGTCCGGGCGCTGCTCGTCACCGCGGACGGCACGGTCCTGGGCAGGGGTACGGCCCCGCTGACCGGTCGGCGTGACGGCGTACGGCACGAGCAGGACCCGGGGGAGTGGTGGGACGCGGTGTGCGCGGCGTCCCAGGCCGCGCTGCCCCGGCACGCGTCGGTGCGCGGGGTCGCGGTGTGCGGGACGTCCGGGACGGTACTGCTGACCGACATCTCGGGGGAGCCGATCAGCCCGGCCCTGATGTACGACGACGGGCGGGCGGGGGAGCAGGGAGTCAAGGCCCGGGCGGCGGGGCTGTCGGTGCAGGACACCTGGGCACTGCCGAAGGCACGGTGGCTGGCGGAGACGTACGGGCCCGGACGGCTCACCCATCAGCCCGACGTGATCACCGCACGGCTCGTGGGTCGGCGGGTGCCGGCCGACTCGAGTCATGCGCTGAAGACGGCGTACGACGTGGGGCGCGACGCCTGGCCGGACATCCTCGGCCTGCCGGACGGGGCGCTGCCGGACGTCGTACCGCCCGGCACCCGGCTCGGCGAGGTCTGCGTGGCCGCCGCCGAGGCCACCGGCATCCCCGCCGGCACCCCGGTCATCGCCGGGATGACCGACGGCTGCGCGGCCCAGATCGCCTCCGGCGCGCTGCGCGAGGGCTCCTGGAACTCGGTGCTCGGCACGACGCTGGTGCTGAAAGGCGCCACCTCGCACCCCGTCCGGGACCCGGCCGGCGTCGTCTACAACCACCGTGCGCCGGACGGGGGCTGGCTGCCCGGCGGGGCGTCCAGCGTCGGCGCGGGCGTGCTCACCGCCGCGTTCTCTGGTGCCGACCCGGCCGCCATGGACGCACAGGCGGCGGCCTTCGAACCGTCCGGTGCGGTGACCTACCCGCTGGCGTCGCCCGGCGAACGCTTCCCGTTCCTGGCGCCGGACGCCACCGCCGTCCTCCTCGGCGAACCCAGCTGCGACGCCGATCTGTGGGCCGCGCTGCTCCAGGGCGTCGCCTTCACCGAGCGCCTCTGCCTGGACTACCTGCACCACCTGGGCGCCCCGCTCGACGGCACCCTCACCTTCACCGGGGGCGCCGCCCGCAGCCCGTACTGGAACCAGCTCCGCGCCGACGTCCTGGGCCGCACGGCCCGCGTACCGGAACAGACGGAACCGGCCCTGGGCATGGCCGCGCTGGCGGCGTACGGCACCGGAGGCGGCCCCTCGCTCGCCGACACAGCCGAACGCATGGTCCACATCCGCACCCTCGTCGACCCCCGCCCCGACCGCACGGTCCTCTTCGCCGAACCGTACGCCCGGCTCATCGACGAACTGGAAGCCCGCGGCTGGCTGCCGACGCAGGTCGCGGCCCACGCCCGCGCCCGCCTCACGATGGATACGGCCGAACCATGA
- a CDS encoding Fpg/Nei family DNA glycosylase translates to MPEGHTIHRLALDYADRFSGRTAQVTSPQGKFSDAAALLTGGALRRADAHGKHLFLGFRDADWIHIHLGLFGKVNFGDAPAPPPTDTVRLRLANSTSYVDLRGPTTCALITDAEKDAIHARLGPDPLRTDADRDAAYRRISRSRMTIAALLMDQKIIAGVGNVYRAEVLFRQGIDPYREGKDITPAEWDAIWTDLVELMREGVRNNRIDTVRPEHTPEAMGRPPRVDDHGGEVYVYRRATLPCHICGGEIRTADLAARNLFWCPDCQKCQGS, encoded by the coding sequence TTGCCCGAGGGTCACACAATTCACCGGCTGGCGTTGGACTACGCGGACCGTTTCTCCGGCCGTACAGCCCAAGTCACCAGTCCTCAGGGCAAGTTCTCCGACGCCGCCGCCCTCCTGACCGGCGGAGCCCTCCGCCGCGCCGACGCTCACGGCAAGCACCTCTTCCTCGGCTTCCGGGACGCCGACTGGATCCACATCCACCTCGGCCTCTTCGGCAAGGTGAACTTCGGCGACGCCCCCGCACCCCCGCCGACGGACACGGTCCGTCTCCGCCTCGCGAACAGCACGTCGTACGTCGATCTCCGCGGCCCCACGACCTGCGCCCTGATCACGGACGCCGAGAAGGACGCGATACACGCCCGCCTCGGCCCGGACCCCCTGCGCACGGACGCCGACCGGGACGCGGCCTACCGGCGTATCTCCCGCAGCCGCATGACCATCGCCGCGCTCCTCATGGACCAGAAGATCATCGCCGGTGTCGGCAACGTCTACCGCGCCGAGGTCCTCTTCCGGCAGGGCATCGACCCGTACCGCGAAGGCAAGGACATCACCCCGGCCGAGTGGGACGCGATCTGGACCGACCTCGTCGAGCTGATGCGTGAGGGCGTCCGCAACAACCGCATCGACACCGTCCGCCCGGAGCACACCCCGGAGGCGATGGGCCGCCCGCCCCGCGTCGACGACCACGGCGGCGAGGTCTACGTGTACCGCAGGGCCACCCTGCCCTGCCACATCTGTGGCGGCGAGATCCGCACCGCCGATCTCGCCGCCCGCAATCTCTTCTGGTGCCCCGACTGCCAGAAATGTCAGGGGAGCTGA
- a CDS encoding amino acid permease: MTSQPTLSKASTEPGATGDPGNGLQAGLKNRHLSMIAIGGVIGAGLFVGSSSGIATAGPGILLSYALVGTLVVLVMRMLGEMSAANPTSGSFSAHADRALGRWAGFSIGWLYWFFWVVVLAVEATAGAVILEGWIPAVPQWAWALIVMVVLTATNLVSVGSYGEFEFWFAGIKVVAIAAFIVIGGLAVFGLLPGVDSEQAGLSNLTDHGGFLPNGPGAILTGVLLVVFSFMGSEIATLAAGESENPQQAVTKATNSIIWRVAVFYLGSIFVVVSLLPWDSKSIADDGSYVAALDSLGIAHAGQIMNFIVLTSVLSCLNSGLYTASRMAFSLGQRGDAPKAFAKTTSRGVPLAAIIASVVFGFVAVFFNYKFPDSVFLFLVNSSGAVALFVWLVICFSQLRMRKIIQAEAPEKLVVRMWLYPYLTWATAALIVFVLGYMLTDTEHDGRKTVLLSLLVAAVVLAIAFAKEKLARTTKAPTAR, from the coding sequence ATGACCTCGCAGCCGACCCTTTCCAAAGCCAGCACGGAACCTGGGGCCACCGGCGATCCCGGTAACGGCCTCCAGGCAGGTCTCAAGAACCGTCATCTGTCGATGATCGCCATCGGCGGTGTCATCGGAGCCGGGCTCTTCGTCGGCTCCAGCTCCGGTATCGCGACCGCCGGACCCGGCATCCTCCTGTCGTACGCCCTAGTCGGCACGCTCGTGGTGCTGGTGATGCGGATGCTCGGTGAGATGTCCGCCGCCAACCCGACGTCCGGCTCGTTCTCGGCGCACGCCGACCGGGCGCTCGGGCGCTGGGCCGGGTTCTCCATCGGCTGGCTGTACTGGTTCTTCTGGGTCGTCGTGCTGGCCGTCGAGGCGACCGCCGGTGCGGTGATCCTGGAGGGCTGGATACCCGCCGTCCCGCAGTGGGCCTGGGCCCTGATCGTGATGGTGGTGCTGACCGCCACCAACCTCGTCTCCGTCGGGTCGTACGGCGAGTTCGAGTTCTGGTTCGCCGGGATCAAGGTCGTGGCGATCGCCGCGTTCATCGTGATCGGCGGTCTTGCCGTGTTCGGGCTCCTGCCGGGCGTCGACAGCGAGCAGGCCGGGCTGAGCAACCTCACCGACCACGGCGGATTCCTGCCGAACGGGCCGGGTGCGATCCTCACCGGTGTGCTGCTCGTCGTCTTCTCCTTCATGGGAAGCGAGATCGCCACACTCGCCGCCGGTGAGTCCGAGAACCCGCAGCAGGCCGTCACCAAGGCCACCAACAGCATCATCTGGCGGGTCGCCGTCTTCTACCTCGGCTCGATCTTCGTCGTGGTCTCCCTGCTCCCCTGGGACAGCAAGTCGATCGCCGACGACGGCTCGTACGTCGCCGCCCTGGACTCCCTCGGCATCGCGCACGCCGGTCAGATCATGAACTTCATCGTGCTGACCTCGGTGCTGTCCTGCCTCAACTCCGGCCTCTACACGGCCTCCCGCATGGCCTTCTCGCTCGGTCAGCGCGGTGACGCGCCCAAGGCCTTCGCGAAGACCACCAGCCGTGGTGTGCCGCTCGCGGCGATCATCGCGTCCGTCGTCTTCGGCTTCGTCGCGGTCTTCTTCAACTACAAGTTCCCGGACTCCGTCTTCCTCTTCCTGGTCAACTCGTCCGGCGCCGTGGCGCTGTTCGTCTGGCTCGTCATCTGCTTCTCGCAGCTGCGCATGCGGAAGATCATCCAGGCCGAGGCACCGGAGAAGCTGGTCGTCCGGATGTGGCTGTACCCGTATCTCACCTGGGCCACGGCCGCGCTGATCGTGTTCGTCCTCGGCTACATGCTCACCGACACCGAGCACGACGGACGCAAGACGGTACTGCTGTCGCTGCTGGTCGCCGCGGTCGTCCTGGCCATCGCCTTCGCGAAGGAGAAGCTGGCCCGCACGACGAAGGCGCCTACAGCACGGTGA